The Astatotilapia calliptera chromosome 8, fAstCal1.2, whole genome shotgun sequence nucleotide sequence GCATCCGGGTCAGTTTACATACATAATCAGTTATTGAAATTTCTATTTGGAGGTTGTCTTTGTACCAGTTTACATCATAAATATATGGTCAAACTAttcggggtttttttctttgtctttgtcggTACGTCCTTCTAAGTCGTCGGCTGTTAGATTTTCCGGTGAGGGGAGCTGGCCCTCTATAAACGTCAGTGTGACTCATCGGCGCTCACGGTATCTTCTCTTCACGCAGCAGGCTGTGTGGATTTCTGAAGTCACGTTGTGAATTGTGTCATCAGCCAAAGATGGCTCTGGGCACTTGTTCTCAAATATAGGGCTACATGGTGAGAGAGCACCagtatttttttcatagttGTGTCTACCCAGTGATTAACTTTGCAGGTTGCTTATAAGTTATCACCCCCGCCCCAAATAGCTGATTGTATTCTCAGAATGGTAATTCTGTTCCTCTGGatgcagcattttcagtgggagcaCGCTTTTGTCGCTTATTCAAACGActtgtttaatgttttatgttgctaattagggctgcacgattttgcataaaatgagaatcacgatttttttttttttttttggcttagaattgagatcacgattctctcacgattttcttttccaataggctataaatatttattgcacttattaactgcacatcaacttcgtaacaattgaaactgaacataaaaacgataaataaacataaaaacaacaaatgtctcacgttttgttgttgccgcaaaatgttgtactgcttgaaattctgtCTCCACCtttgctcgacactgcgtgtatagagcaggtagtgcaacaatagaaacgcactgtgtagcgtttgtctaggcctagggtgttgatcattttcctaaatccctcgttttgcacagtgttgatgggagccatatctttggtcaggtgataagtaatagcctccgtaatgtctttgtgcctgcggaagttcgacgggtatagggaagcgctgtataaggttcccgttattgatgtttgggtggttgaccgggacggattttctcctgtcactttctcgtcatccctgacgtgctctccgttgttttttccctgctaattttagcatcacacggcacagcttctgtatcacgtggtataaggctccgcccttgtcatttgttgagcaggaagagagagcgcttgttttcatgcagattacgtcccgcaTCAAAATGCAGTACAGTAGTCGTCGTCgtcgtatttttttttatttatttttatttttttaaatcgttgtcatttggaaatgagatcgcacataagtatgaatcgagatcgcgattttctaacgattaatcgtgcagccctattGCTAATAGATGGTCTTTTTGCTGCTGACAGCTTAAAAATTGTCTTGCAGGGAAAAAGGGCCACAAGGGCCGCGGGAAGCAGTTCAGCAACCCTGAAGAGATTGACCGTCAGATGAGAGCCCAGCGAGAGATGGTGAGTGAAacttgttggggtttttttttgtttgtggtttttttttttttttttttttttttttataacaaataTTTGATTACCCTAAAAGACATTAAGTATGACTGTATGtgtattttaacaggaagaaaatggTGGTGTAGAGAAAGAGGGCTCTTCAGAGTCTGAGGAGGAAAGCAGCAGCGACGACGAGTCTGAGGTGAATGTGTTATTAATTTGTCAATgggtgaatatgtgtgtgtttgtgtgagaacctgaaaatgaatcttttttgtttttcactgaatGCTTACTGTCAAAAGCACCGTTTAGACCAGGGGTGGCCAaactcagtccacgagggccggtgtccctgcagggtttagatctcaccttgggtcaacacacctgaatcacatgattagttcgttaccaggtctctggagaacttcacatgtggaggagctaatttagccatttaaatcagctgtgttggttcgaggacacatctaaaaccaaCAGTCACACACAGATATGTTGTATACATTTGGCACCACACCATAAATAACATGATGGATGAAGAAATGTCTTTATAGGAAAACAACTACACCCAAATGATTCATTACAACTACAGCAGTACACGGTTCTTAAAGGTAGTTTGTGTAGAGAATTTGATGCAAGCCCTGTCATAGTGATTGGTGTTAcaaaggtttttctttctttatgtagGTTAGAAAGAGGAGTGGAGTGGAGGGGCTTATTGAGATTGAGAATCCCAATCGTGTCGCTCAGAAGAGCAAAAAGGTAGCTGAAGTAGACGTCAGCGCTCCCAGAGAGCTTTCTCGCAGGGAGAGGTGGGTGTCAAACAAAAgatgttttggtttgtgtttcATACCTTTTCAAGGGGACTAAATATTACTATCTTAATGTATCTTTTTCAGGGAAGAGATAGAAAAGCAGAAATCAAAAGAGCGCTACATGAAACTTCATCTTGAGGGTAAGACTGAGCAGGCCAGGGCTGATCTCGCCAGACTGGCTATCATCAAGAAACAGAGGGAGGAGGCTGCCAAGAAGCGAGACGAACTCAGGAAAGGTGAGAATAGTGAAAATTGTGCGGTGTGGAGAAAGTATACACCTTGCTGCTCATTTAAatagctgctttaaaaaaatatgtcgtTTCTGAAAATGTGCATGAGTGCACAGAACCACAGATTTATCCAAGATTTATTTCAAACTACATCTCTGTAACATCTCTAAAAGTTTGTAGATAACAATCTATCTGTCTGGAGCAGAGTGACTGCATCATGCTTGTTTCTGTGGCTTTTATATTGTGAGTAATGGAGCACTTTGCATCCTCAGTGAGTTGAGTTGCAACACAAAAGCTCCAGAACATAATTCAACATGCCCTCTCTGGCTTGGGGCTGTAAGAGGATATGAGATTTGTTTGtacagggggggaaaaaaaactttctgtgTAGACAAAGTGTTGTACTGCCAGAGaatacaaatgcatttttctgaaATGAGGCAGGGCAGGAACTTCTAAGAAAGCGCCAGGATGTCAGATGTTTGCAAGGCTTGCTGCTTTAGTGTGCCGTTCTCATAATTACAATAACCAACAGGAGACTTTATGACTCAGATTGTTTGGATGGGTTTTATGGAAATGTTTAGCACTTTGAAATTCAAAGCTttgcactgttttcttttttttgtcatttttcatcagagaaagaagcagaagaagccaAAGCAAAGCGCTAGTCCTCCACCTGAAAGCTTCGCCATGTACTTCACTCTCAGAGGGATGGAGGGAGAAGCAGAGGAGAACGGGGAGGGGACTATTATGGGTAGTGTCAGATCAGGACTGCTCTTAAACTCCTGTACCTCATTTTAAATCAAAGTTCGTGGGGCTTCCACGGCAAGAGAAAACAGGTGGAACAAAACAAGATGAAGAGAAATGGAACATTTGGAATGCCTCCAGGTTTCTTTAAAACTCCTTCAAGGTTCCAGAGGAGACAATCGCAGGTTTTCCAAGTGCTTCACAGCCTCTTCATTGCTCCACACCTACCAGGTTTTTAATTCAAAAGCTGCTGAAGTTATTTGCATTCCTTTtgatttgtgcatttttttttttaaaacaagattACCTAATAGAAGTTTACTGTCATGTAAAATTgcatgaggatttctttggtgcTTTACTTTTTCTCCAGTTTTAACTGTTTTGTAAGAACTCAAATCAGCGACAGGAGAAGGAAAGAACATTATTAAACACATGAACTGATATAGGAAGTACACTCTGGATTTTACTACTTTGTTCTAGGTTTAAAATGGTATGCTGCAGCTCAGTTATCAGAAATCAGTTGAGTTGATATTTTGCATAAACGTTTCCTCATTCTTCTCACTCCATTAGAGTAAAGTCAAAATTTCCAGAAACTGctgtcccccttttttttttttttttttttttttttttttttttttttttccccgtttGCCATTGatatgaaaacagatttttaattgGAAATTTACAGAGTGGAAATAATTGGCTGTTGTCTCCACCACAGCGAGACATATTGTTATTTGGTTTGTCTTATGTCCCGTGATTGTTTTCAGTACTTTCTTACCTTCAGTCAACTTACTGTTCATGTTTCTTGGCCTTAGACCACCAGGAACAGCCCATGAAATTCCTTTAAaagaattttttaattttttttttgggagggaGGTGATGTATctgtatttaaaagtttaatCTGAAACATCCTCAGTATTTTTGGCCTTACGCTGTTTCTAGTGACAGCTTCTGTATTTCTGTAGCAGAGTGTCTTTTGTCGCCTTGTTAAAGTTTACATGACACCAGCTCACTGTTTTTTCTGTAAGTAAAGTGCTACAGTTAACATACACATACTTTCTTAGGTACATTACCACTCAGCAGTAATGCACTTATATACATAAGCACCTCTAAAAACAGCTTCCAGATGATGGCCCGGCTCCTCTCACGGAGCAAAAACCCCCCGAATGTTATTAACTTCACAAAGAGGATTTTCTGCAGGGCAGCTGAATTGTCTAGACTGAACAGGTGAACATAATAAATTGGTCATTATGTGGTGCGTTGGAAATTATCTTGAACAAAATTATGGTGTTTTCCACGATGTTCACTGGACAAAATGTTGAAACCATGAGGTGTAAGAGGTGTTTTCCCTCATGTATTTGAAGTGATTTGAAACAATAAACTGATCAGCTGCGTTGCTGCATCTAATTTAAACTGCAAGCATTGGACTGTTTCATCTGCTCACCTAACACGGTAAAACATGTTGTTCTGATAAACGGATTAATTTGGATGGGCCTGAAAGTAATGGCGCACTTGTGCCAGATGCCAAACTATGTCCAGTTCTGTACAAACGTCTCAAGCCACTCCTAATTCAAAACGTATATATGATAATAGGTAAATGGGTGCAGTGATTAAATAtaatatgcaaaaataaatgcagtaaatgaggcaaaaacagtttatgcgattctaatgagcttgaaaatcAGTATTTGGGATGAgtgcctttattcttcaacacatccTGAACTCTCAGGCacctttcttgtcatttctttaagtagtcttcaggaatagttctccaggtttcttgaaggacattcaaaggtctttgttctgctgtttgtcaagatgatcccacactacatcaataatgttgaggtctggactctgGGGTGACCAATCCATGACTTAAAGTGCTCCATtgtctgtgtttgggatcattgtcatactgaaaaatgaagctgttaccAATCAGACACTTTCTGTATGGTATTACATcaaatggtgctttttttttgcatcaagaattccatcaattttgacaggATCCTCAAAATCAGCTTAAATGCAACCCCGAACCACAACAGAGCATCCATGTTTTTCAGATGGTTCAGGACACTGACTATACTTCTGAGTTATATTTTACTGTATTATACCtgttaaactgtgttatctttggtatttttcatgGCTTCAGCTAAAGaattggaaaaaaatgtttctttaattttttttcttgatagGTTGTTAGTAACAAAATACCTAAAGATACAACTTAAATATCATACTTCATATGCAGACACAACACTAGTTTATTCTTTGAGCTGAGTTACTCAAGGTTGCCTTAAAGCAtaaccaaaaaaccaaaaaagtctGGGGTGGGGTGAGGGGTTGCTCAAAATGTTTGCACAGTGTTGTATGAAACCCACAGTGTTGCAGAAATGTAATTTGACTCGAAGCCAAAAGAAATGGTCAGGaaactgctaaaaataaagactCAGTTTGTCATGTGCATTTTGACAATGCTGCCACCAGGCTGTAGCATGTGGCAGTTGAGGGCTGGTTCAATCTCACTTGCACCCTCTGATCGATTTAGTGTcaatgctgaaagaaaaaagaagaataaaatctGGAAATGAAGCTCAGGTGCCATTTCACCGTGATCCAAAGGGAGAACTGTCATAGCTCCCTCCTGGAAGGTATTTTGGAGCaaatacagcaatatttttaagCGTATTGCATTTCACTGCAAATCCTACACGTGCAGTTTTTAACCCTCGGCGAATGAGCAGTGAAAATAAAGATCATTTATCTACTGTTTGCAAAACACTACACAagtaacagaataatatcacaaaaTAACATCAGAAAAACATAATGGCTGTGATAAGCTGATTTCATGTGCCTCCTAGTTGAGTTATGAAGGGCATTTTGTTAAAATCGCAATGTTGATCTACAAACACTCTACAAACTTTaatgtaaaactttaacaagtacagtaatgtttaattttttttaaggcatCATTATTCATTTCTAGTTAATTCATGGGATTAACGTGTCCTTACTGtagattttgtttttggtaACAGATTTCGTACTAAGAGTGTCTGAGCCCAAACAGGAAGGGGAGAGCCCTCTGTGACTGCTTGCCTAAATCTAAAGTCAAAGTGAAAcaagaagaataaaaacatctgtgtgccaTGAATGGAGACATGATTTGCAATCACCATAAATTTAAGAACAATAAATCCCAAATTATAAGAATGGTTCTCGAATCCAGAAACGGAGCTAAAAGAACGAGTAAAGTAACTTCAGACACGATTAAAGGCGAGTTACGCTTATTTGACGCTAAACTTAAAGAGACTGCAGAAAGTCAGTGCTGTGtttacaaaacaacaaccaaaaaaaatccaaaagatctAAAAATGTTAACCGAAAAGGAAGCAGACTACctgaagcaaaaattaaaatgcCCAGATTTTTAAAGAGGAATAGAGTGGACTCGTTAAAATGGAAATAACTTTTAAgctgacaggaaaaaaatgttacaaacagcagctcagtttcctctttcggcCATTTCACATCCTTTTTACCTTAGTTTACAGAACTACACATTAACCACAGCCGTGCCTGAAGGATATTTTAAGTGGGCGAGCATCATTCTAATTACAAGATGCAACAAACAAACGCAGCGCTGCGCAAATTATTCCTCATGAGATATCCGTCTGCAAAGGCGGATCAACCTTTCATGTAGTTAAAAGTCAAATGATACCTACACAGTCCCACTCATTCTTCTCTGTCACATCATGCGTCATTTTAGACTGTCAAATCATAGTGTGAcaatgcaacaacaaaaaaaaaaaatctctcttcCCTCTCACAGCCTGCATATCATCTGTGCAACTTCCTCATTCGCTGACTTGTGCTCGACGTGACTTGAGAGCGTGCTCCTGAAACGAGAACGAAAACTGAAGGCCAAAACACGcatgcataaacacacaaaaaccagaCAAAGCAGAGGCAGAGCCACCGGTCTGTGCTTTCTCTTCCTGATGCAGTAACGCAGCCTGGAGCCTGTGTGGACTTTTcctccactttttttcttttttaattaacagGATACCTTGCTGAGTCGATCAAGAGTGGGTAGGTCAGGTAGAAAGGCTGGTTGGACTCTGCTGCCAGCATGCTCCGGCAGTCTCTGAGCATCCTGAAGCAGTTGGGCACTGCGACAAGGTAAGCCTGAACTTGTATTCTGAATGTTGCATTTAAACGACATTATGATcacatttaaagtaaatttaaGGTCTTCTGTGGCGCCAAACGTTGCGTCGTGTAAGACAGATGTCCCTTGAGTTACATATTGCCGCATTAGATAAAGAAATCAGTAACCACAGCCGTGACCATAGTGTAATGAATATACATCAGCTTGAACAGTAGTATTCGGTGGCTGTCTGTAGGGAAATATCACTGAGACTTCTctgctttatttttgtcatttatgctCATCATATACTACCAGCCACCTTAATGCCACTCCTGCTATCAGACTACATGAAAAATTATCCACCGCTGCGTTACTAATACGATGGATCGCTTTACTTTgagactttattttctttaacgCTAAGAAGGAGGGGAATTCTCAGTGCAGTTTTCGTATCAGTTTGATAATCTGATTTGGTTTTTTGTatgttctcactttcagtgTGATGGAAGTGTGTAAAGTAGCTGGTTCCTCTTTAAAGTGACTCATACTGTTTGGATTTTGAGGGAAACCTCGGACTCAGAGCGGCTGAGCACTTCTGAACAGAGAAACTGACTCAAGGTTGTGGTGAATGTTAGAAACACACTCTGGAAAGATGGTGGCTCTTTGTCAGGAGGTTGCTTTTAAATTGCTAAACTGATATTTCAACAGTGCAAACGTTAACtggaaaataaaagcctttgtcACAACAGTTCTCTGGGCTTTTTGAAGGCTCTTCAGCTGATTCACATACTGCTCGCTAAAGCCTCGTTAGAAATTCAGTGGAAGGGTGTCTGGCAGGTAGCTTATTGAAAGGAAacggggagaaaaggctgaggtatgcctaATTACACAAGAAGTGGACTGAGAATTGTTGGGTCTGATGGAGTGttaaatccaaatttgaaattcaGGTCAGGAGAGTTTATCTGTAacacacggtggaggctctgtcatggtttgggtctGCATTTCAGCGAGTGGTGTTGGAgagcttgtcaaaattgatagaACTCATAGATTTACTGGACTTTAGCCATGTTGCACGGGGAAAGTGTTTGATTGACTTCATTTGTCTTCAAGACCCAAACACGTTGTCAGAGCAGTATCAGAACACAGTGGAATAGTAATGCACTGGGCTCTATAGATCCCGGACCTCATCACTGAAGCAGTCTGGGAACATctggacagagaacagaacaaaagaccaAAATCCAAAGTACAGCTTTGAATATCTTCCAAGAAGCCCAGAGAACTATTCCCGAAGACTACACAAAACCTGCATACTAGAGTTCAAACTGCCCTGAAGAATAAATATGTCATATGAAAAATAGACTTGGTAGTTAttcaaaactctgtttttgccttatatactgtatttccatgcaggtttgcacatgtttcagtaaacacccatttcctgttttccttgCAAAAAAATGAAGTAATATGGGAtggcttaagacttttgcacaacaccTTAAAGTTGAAAGTAGGTGCCAGATTATGTTAGGCATTCCTGTGGTTGACTACCACTGAGTGACTGGCGTTAGCAAAGAAGTGGGTGACTAAATCATGCACCTTTGCGCTATTTGGTTTTCTTGGTACAAGCTTGCATGCAGCAGGGCTAGAGGAGTGTGGTTTCAGGCTGTGCTCCCTTTACCTTTGACGCATTCTGGTTTAATAATAAACTCGGCAGCGTGCATCTGCAGCAGGGCAACGTGGGCTCCAACTAACACGAACAGCACTTTTCACTTTGTACTGGAGCGTTGAGCTctgatgaaataaacacacatataaatagaCATATTGCACACTGATCTAAACACATACACCTCTAAGGTCTCACATACAATTCCTAATAAAGTATATGTGCTCTAAAACAAGCACCTACTGAGGATTTCTTCTCCTTGTGTTGCGAAAGGCCAGATTTTAGATTCACGAGAGGAATTAAAACTATACCTTAGAAGTACTGAAGCATAACTGAACTCTTTGTGAACTGGGCTTGGTTTCCTTTCAGCTTAGCACAAACATAATGGCTGCAGTGACTTTTATCGGCTCTCTGTAGATTGCTTTGCCTCCTCTTGTGACAGCAGAGAAACTTGTGGTGTTGCAGTCCTCCCCACCTGGTGCTAAATAAACCACAGCACTACCCTACACGCCCATGCTTAGGCTCTTGTCATGGTGTCGCATGTTATTCAGGCCTAAAATGTCCTTTATCTTTTACCACCCCCACATTTAGATATATTTATGTCCCCCATGCAGAAGAGGCGCAAACTGCGAGGCCACTGCACTGAAACAGTAGGAAAGTCAGTTACCCGGTACAGAAATAACTTTATCACGTGGTGTGCTCAAATACACCAAAAAATTGCGATGACTTCTTGGTGAAAGTTTCATTTGATTTGTTACTGAAAGCAAGTCTAGTCAACTGGGGCTGTACTTTATGTTTGTGACTAATCAGCACATATTAATTAGCACAGCAACATGCTAAACTGAGATAGTCAACATGGTAAACATCACTTACCTGCTAaatgactgtatataaaagactgATGCCAGTGCAGAAGTGCCTTAAAGTGGCATTCTTTCTGATGGTCAGCAGGGTGTGATGCATCGTCCAAGTCCACATATATATGAGAAAGATTCATGACTATATTCATGATATTTCGGTTATGTTAGGTTATATTGGTGTTTTATGTGTATTACTTGATGTTTGGGTCTCTATTTATAACTGGACAACTTTTGGATAGTCCCACTATCTAGTCTCACAAATGAGTAATAATGGCTGAAACTGTATTTTACCCGATTAATGAACTAGAAAACTAGATTTAACTGTACATCCCATGATTCAACAGTTTGTAGAAGTAGTAGTGTGAAGTactcattttctgtatgactttatcagtttcTCGTATCGTTACGGAATTATTTTGACCCACTCTTCTCTCACATGTCGTGCATTTCATTCAAGTTGATGTCTGGGCTTTGACGTGGTCACtacaacaccttgattcttttccagTCATTCTCTTGTAGGTTTGCTGCAGCGTTTAGGATCATGTTCTGTTGCATGTCCTTTCTGACCTAAGCTTTAGCTGACGGACAGATTGCCTCACGTTTGACACTAGAGCACTTTGGtgcacagaggagttcatggttgacGCAGTGGTTGCATGGTTCACagatcctgtggctgcaaaacaagcccaaatcatcacccctccaccaccgtgcttaaTACATGAGACATTTGTGTTGATACTCTGGGTATAGCTCTGGGTTTGATTCTCTGGGGCTTTTGGTCAAACATGGAGCTGTCACATTGCTCCAGAAGATTTGTACTTTTTTCAGGCACGGCCACCGTGCTGAGCTGAATTGTTCTTTTTGTAGAGCCTTTCTGCTAAGAacctttccaaacaagccacactTGTTCGATCTTTTTATAGCTGTACTGCCATGAAGATGAAAAGATTACACAGTTTGTGTAATCTGTAGATACTAATTTAAATGTAGCTCTTGCGGTTTTTAACAGTTTCTCTGCTACTTATCCTCtgaattcctatggaagcagtaatggtgtatttacatttttaccagCCTTAAAGTCCAGGGCCCGTATCCCTAAAGAATCTTTGTGCAAAAAGTGGCTCCTAGCGGCCAAATTCTAAGAAAATTCTCAGAGTCATGACGTTTTCTTAGAATTTCCCCTAAAAGTGACACGACAATCCCAGTTAATATAAAAGCTATTCCTCAAGATTCCTAACGCTTAAAAGGGCTCCTAAGGCAAGATCTGCTAAGAGCAGGGAAGAGGACTTTTAGTGGCTTAGGAGTTCCCCTAAGCAGCTGCACAAAATGGCCAACAGAAGAGGCAGGAGAGATGTCCTGCAAACACTGGATGACAGGGAATTATTGAGACGCTACAGATTGGATCGTGCAGGAATCATGTTTGTGGTGGATCTCCTTAGAGATGCAATTACTTCACCAACTCGACGCCACAACGCTATTACACCAGAGACGAAAGTAATCACAACCCTGAGGTATTTGGCAACCGGGAAAATGC carries:
- the pdap1a gene encoding pdgfa associated protein 1a, whose product is MPRGGKKGHKGRGKQFSNPEEIDRQMRAQREMEENGGVEKEGSSESEEESSSDDESEVRKRSGVEGLIEIENPNRVAQKSKKVAEVDVSAPRELSRREREEIEKQKSKERYMKLHLEGKTEQARADLARLAIIKKQREEAAKKRDELRKEKEAEEAKAKR